One genomic region from Streptomyces venezuelae encodes:
- a CDS encoding DUF1269 domain-containing protein, whose product MGELIVIGYDDPDVAGRAFDTVRELQRDYVVHLNGLAVVEIDEDGQTHVDSDSRVMGATTATGAVWGAIFGLLFLVPGLGLLTGAAIGGLVGRLSRSGIDDRFRQQVGDLLKPGSAAVVIMASKVTDDKFTAAMQQHGGTVLKTSLSDEDEKELSEQLAGPQ is encoded by the coding sequence GTGGGCGAGCTCATCGTCATCGGATACGACGACCCCGACGTGGCCGGCAGAGCGTTCGACACGGTACGGGAACTCCAACGGGACTACGTCGTGCACCTCAACGGCCTCGCGGTCGTCGAGATCGACGAGGACGGACAGACCCACGTCGACTCGGACAGCCGTGTCATGGGCGCCACCACGGCCACCGGAGCCGTATGGGGCGCGATCTTCGGCCTGCTGTTCCTCGTCCCCGGGCTCGGCCTCCTGACCGGAGCCGCGATCGGTGGTCTCGTGGGCAGGCTGAGCAGATCCGGCATCGACGACCGATTCCGTCAACAGGTGGGGGATCTGCTGAAACCCGGATCCGCCGCCGTCGTGATCATGGCTTCCAAGGTCACCGACGACAAGTTCACGGCGGCGATGCAGCAGCACGGCGGCACCGTCCTCAAGACCTCGCTCAGCGACGAGGACGAGAAGGAACTCTCCGAACAGCTCGCCGGCCCGCAATAG